One Saccharomyces kudriavzevii IFO 1802 strain IFO1802 genome assembly, chromosome: 4 genomic region harbors:
- the SKP1 gene encoding SCF ubiquitin ligase subunit SKP1 (similar to Saccharomyces cerevisiae SKP1 (YDR328C); ancestral locus Anc_5.371): protein MVASSVVLVSGEGERFTVDKKIAERSLLLKNYLNDMHDSNLQNNSDSDSDSDSEMNHKSKDNNNGDDDDENDDDEIVMPVPNVRSSVLQKVIEWAEHHRDSNFPDEDDDDSRKSAPVDSWDREFLKVDQEMLYEIILAANYLNIKPLLDAGCKVVAEMIRGRSPEEIRRTFNIVNDFTPEEEAAIRRENEWAEDR from the coding sequence ATGGTAGCTTCTAGTGTGGTTTTAGTGAGTGGGGAGGGTGAAAGATTCACCGTGGACAAAAAAATCGCGGAAAGGTCCCTgctattgaaaaactacTTGAACGATATGCATGACAGCAACCTACAGAACAACTCAGACTCGGACTCGGACTCAGACTCAGAGATGAACCACAAAAGCaaagacaacaacaatggtgacgatgacgacgaaaatgacgatgacgagATCGTGATGCCCGTGCCCAATGTTCGGTCCTCTGTTCTGCAGAAGGTTATCGAATGGGCAGAACACCACAGGGACTCCAATTTCCCCGACGAAGACGACGATGACTCCAGAAAGAGTGCCCCCGTGGACTCATGGGACAGAGAGTTCCTGAAAGTGGACCAGGAGATGCTGTACGAAATCATCCTGGCGGCAAATTACCTAAACATTAAGCCATTGCTGGATGCAGGTTGCAAAGTCGTTGCCGAGATGATCCGGGGCAGGTCTCCCGAGGAAATAAGAAGAACGTTTAACATCGTCAACGACTTCACCCCAGAGGAGGAAGCCGCCATTAGACGTGAAAATGAATGGGCCGAAGACCGCTAG
- the PEX3 gene encoding Pex3p (similar to Saccharomyces cerevisiae PEX3 (YDR329C); ancestral locus Anc_5.372), with the protein MPPNQRSRSLLQRHRGKLLISLTGIAALFTTGSVVVFFVKRWLYKQQLRITEQHFIKEQIKRRFEQTQEDSLYTIYELLPVWEMVLNESNLDLDSIITQLKDQKNHTTREKSVKSIESSPLKTKAELWNELELKSLIKLTTVTYTVSSLILLTRLQLNILTRNEYLDSAIKLTMEQENSNKLNSRLYNWVTSWWSNPEEKMSDATAAKDTKMDGQEVYINEQAFLSLSWWILNKGWLHYNEIITNQIEIEFSGVNPRDTLTLEEFSSRLTKIFQNINSQIFQENNDSLLSIFLPKTSSEQEFLLSQTLDPEALESFHTNTLIFKQLINELTQCIESTVTSIVLESLINESFHFIMNKVGAKTMAKKKPGQEDQQYYQMAVFTMSIKDCCQEMLQTAPGSAHGGGVNEYLATLDSVQPLDDLSASVYSNFGVSSSYGFKR; encoded by the coding sequence ATGCCcccaaatcaaagatcaCGCTCGCTTCTGCAGAGACATCGAGGAAAGTTACTCATTTCGTTGACTGGGATAGCTGCTTTGTTCACTACAGGGTCGGTGGTAGTGTTCTTCGTGAAGAGGTGGCTGTATAAACAGCAGTTGCGGATTACCGAACAGCACTTTATTAAGGAGCAGATCAAGAGAAGATTTGAGCAGACGCAGGAGGATTCATTGTACACGATATATGAGCTACTGCCGGTATGGGAGATGGTTCTGAATGAAAGCAATTTGGATTTAGATAGTATCATTACTCAATTAAAGGACCAGAAAAACCATACCACTAGGGAAAAGTCTGTCAAAAGCATAGAGAGTTCACCATTGAAGACGAAAGCTGAATTATGGAATGAGTTGGAACTAAAGAGTTTGATTAAGCTGACAACAGTGACATACACAGTGTCCTCATTGATTCTTTTAACAAGACTACAACTAAATATCCTGACAAGAAACGAGTATCTGGACTCTGCGATAAAACTTACCATGGAGCAAGAAAACTCCAACAAGCTCAACAGCAGGCTATATAACTGGGTTACATCATGGTGGAGCAATCCGGAGGAGAAGATGAGTGATGCAACGGCAGCAAAAGATACAAAAATGGACGGCCAAGAGGTGTATATCAACGAGCAAGCCTTCCTGTCACTGTCCTGGTGGATCTTGAACAAGGGTTGGCTGCACTACAATGAAATAATCACCAACCAAATCGAAATTGAGTTTAGCGGCGTAAACCCAAGGGACACTTTAACGCTAGAAGAATTTAGTTCGCGCCTCACAAAGATTTTCCAGAATATCAATTCCCAAATAttccaagaaaacaatgacAGCCTTCTTTCGATTTTCCTACCCAAAACCTCTAGCGAGCAAGAGTTCCTACTTTCGCAAACGCTTGATCCGGAAGCGCTAGAAAGCTTCCACACCAACACCTTGATTTTCAAGCAACTGATAAACGAACTGACCCAGTGCATCGAAAGCACGGTAACATCCATAGTGTTGGAATCGCTGATAAACGAATCGTTCCATTTTATAATGAACAAAGTCGGCGCGAAGACCATGGCCAAGAAGAAGCCGGGCCAAGAGGATCAGCAATACTACCAAATGGCCGTTTTCACCATGTCAATCAAGGACTGTTGCCAAGAAATGCTCCAAACCGCGCCAGGATCGGCCCACGGTGGCGGCGTGAACGAATACCTAGCCACTTTAGACTCCGTACAGCCACTGGACGACCTGAGTGCCAGCGTGTACAGCAACTTTGGCGTCTCCAGCTCGTACGGCTTCAAGAGGTGA